A window from Telopea speciosissima isolate NSW1024214 ecotype Mountain lineage chromosome 8, Tspe_v1, whole genome shotgun sequence encodes these proteins:
- the LOC122671798 gene encoding multiple organellar RNA editing factor 8, chloroplastic/mitochondrial-like codes for MMSRRALISLKQQAEASARKTKTIIPRSSISTHSSTSLNFSLFTSSSLPQNQRGFSLRNLFSSSSPWVSVASNIIANAVLVVRGLATRSMDSSANRPPKETILLEGCDFEHWLVVMEPPDPNHTRDDIIDSYIKTLAQVIGSEEEARHKIYSVSTKHYFAFGALVSEDLSYKIKELPKVRWVLPDSYLNVRNKSYGGEPFIDGQAVPYDPKYHEEWVRNNARANERSRRNDRPRNNDRSRNFERRRGDMPPPSPSPPASRPDFQTQGDPNRDMSPPVQNVGFQNNYTPPPLQSRDFQGRDMNMPPPAQKWNAQTNVPPPSPSPPASRPDFQTQGDPNRDMSPPVQKVGFQNNYTPPPLQSCDFQGRDMNMPPPPQKWNAQTNVPPPAQNWNSQTGMQPPAQNWNSQNRGMPPPPQNLNAQSNMAPPPQNLNAQSNMPPLLHNWNAHSNTPPQQNWNAQTNMPPPPQNWNSQRRDTGVASPTHNWNSQDRDVNMGPPTQSWNSQGQDMNVLPATQNWNPQSRDILTTKQNQDFQNREMQATTQNWDAQTTSIGNAPTGNAPNVNYQSRYPSTGGNFPNRDQMRDTPTNMVMGNVQNRDYQSRDMPGNSGINMENRVHQEWDRPSNMNMGNTPSRDHQTRDMPAENYEYVANRSF; via the exons ATGATGTCTCGTAGAGCCCTAATTTCTCTGAAACAACAAGCTGAGGCTTCTGCTCGCAAGACGAAGACAATAATTCCTCGTTCTTCCATTTCAACCCACTCGTCAACGAGCCTGAATTTTAGTTTGTTTACCTCTTCATCGCTTCCGCAGAACCAGAGGGGATTCTCTCTGAGAAAtctgttctcatcttcatcTCCATGGGTTTCTGTTGCGAGTAACATAATTGCTAATGCGGTCTTGGTTGTTAGGGGATTGGCGACCAGATCGATGGATTCCTCCGCAAACAGGCCTCCCAAAGAGACTATTCTTCTGGAAGGATGCGACTTCGAGCATTGGCTTGTCGTTATGGAGCCTCCTGACCCTAACCACACCCGTGACGATATCATCGATAGCTACATCAAAACCCTGGCTCAGGTTATTGGCAG TGAAGAGGAAGCTCGGCATAAGATCTACTCAGTGTCCACAAAGCATTACTTTGCCTTTGGAGCTCTTGTTTCAGAAGACCTATCATATAAGATTAAgg AGCTGCCGAAGGTTCGATGGGTTCTTCCTGACTCTTATCTGAATGTTAGGAACAAGAGTTATGGAG GGGAACCTTTTATTGATGGGCAAGCTGTACCTTATGACCCCAAGTATCATGAGGAATGGGTTCGGAATAATGCCCGTGCAAATGAAAGATCAAGGCGTAATGACAGGCCAAGGAATAATGATAGGTCGAGGAACTTTGAGAGGCGAAGGGGGGATATGCCACCACCTTCACCATCCCCACCAGCATCTAGACCTGATTTCCAGACCCAGGGTGATCCAAATCGGGACATGTCACCTCCAGTACAGAATGTAGGTTTCCAGAACAACTACACACCACCTCCATTGCAGAGTCGTGATTTCCAGGGTAGAGACATGAACATGCCACCACCTGCACAGAAATGGAATGCCCAGACTAATGTGCCACCACCTTCACCATCCCCACCAGCATCTAGACCTGATTTCCAGACCCAGGGTGATCCAAATCGGGACATGTCACCTCCAGTACAGAAGGTAGGTTTCCAGAACAACTACACACCACCTCCATTGCAGAGTTGTGATTTCCAGGGTAGAGACATGAACATGCCACCACCTCCACAGAAATGGAATGCCCAGACTAATGTGCCACCACCTGCTCAGAATTGGAATTCCCAGACTGGCATGCAACCACCTGCACAGAATTGGAATTCCCAGAACAGGGGCATGCCACCTCCGCCACAAAATTTGAATGCTCAGAGTAACATGGCACCTCCGCCACAAAATCTGAATGCTCAGAGTAACATGCCACCTCTTCTGCATAATTGGAATGCACACAGTAACACGCCTCCACAACAAAATTGGAATGCCCAGACTAACATGCCACCTCCGCCACAAAATTGGAATTCCCAGCGTAGGGACACAGGCGTGGCATCTCCAACACATAATTGGAATTCCCAGGATAGGGATGTGAACATGGGACCTCCAACACAGAGTTGGAATTCACAGGGTCAGGACATGAACGTGCTACCTGCAACGCAGAATTGGAATCCGCAGAGTAGGGACATCTTAACAACCAAACAGAACCAAGATTTCCAAAATAGGGAAATGCAAGCCACAACTCAGAATTGGGATGCCCAGACCACAAGCATTGGAAATGCTCCAACTGGAAATGCTCCAAATGTAAATTATCAGAGTAGGTACCCAAGCACGGGGGGAAACTTTCCAAACCGAGACCAAATGAGGGATACACCAACTAATATGGTCATGGGCAATGTACAGAATAGAGACTACCAAAGCAGGGACATGCCTGGTAATTCTGGTATCAACATGGAGAACAGAGTTCATCAGGAATGGGACAGACCTAGCAATATGAATATGGGGAATACACCAAGCAGAGACCATCAGACACGGGATATGCCTGCTGAAAATTATGAATATGTAGCAAACAGAAGCTTTTAA